A genomic region of Dama dama isolate Ldn47 unplaced genomic scaffold, ASM3311817v1 ptg000183l, whole genome shotgun sequence contains the following coding sequences:
- the LOC133053716 gene encoding heat shock transcription factor, Y-linked-like: MAHISSEIQDVPPKDESTGSETSIRSSLYDCTLTGDKVLRSMVEEYAFQALYEEVVIKRPRYTFSVSETDEVNAPLPPGFPQKLWAIVESDQFESIWWDESGTCIVINEEHFKKEVLERKAPFRVLETNSMKSLVQQLNLYGFSKKRPTFQRSASLPYFLEEENNISLLSKLHIYYNPNFKRGYPQLLVRMKRRVGINNVSPISSLVRDYKTKHVKARVNTDDHNSDFLPETSGESAFSASTSLSVPFIQNPYTSQRVANTSALPPCDLPSPSSISVRQREQIVVDQPAVLNQVSIFNWHSHSSYTQVNGQLEDIATTTTPTSQNPIVSPSQSSYSGLMVEPSKFPVTYNDMSAHESPYPNQQQRGNSWSSMPTTTYTSASSLSNQFIKSHHYMKTMLIKTDLSNKCQIMEPNED; encoded by the exons ATGGCacatatttcttcagaaattcaaGATGTTCCTCCAAAAGATGAATCAACTGGTTCAGAAACCTCCATTAGATCTTCTTTGTATGATTGTACACTTACTGGGGACAAGGTTTTGAGATCTATGGTTGAAGAATATGCTTTTCAGGCTTTGTATGAGGAAGTTGTGATAAAAAGGCCACgttacacattttctgtctctgaaacaGATGAGGTGAATGCACCTCTTCCACCTGGATTTCCTCAAAAATTGTGGGCAATAGTTGAAAGTGATCAGTTTGAATCTATTTGGTGGGATGAGAGTGGCACTTGTATAGTGATCAATGAAGAACACTTCAAGAAAGAAGTCTTGGAAAGAAAGGCACCTTTCAGAGTACTTGAAACCAATAGTATGAAAAGCTTAGTTCAGCAGCTTAACCTATATGGATTTAGTAAGAAGCGACCAACTTTTCAAAGATCTGCTTCACTACCTTactttctggaagaagaaaacaacatcTCTCTTTTGAGCAAG CTACATATCTACTATAATCCAAATTTCAAAAGAGGCTATCCCCAACTGTtagtaagaatgaaaagaagagttGGGATTAACAATGTGTCTCCAATATCTTCATTAGTTCGAGATTACAAGACGAAGCATGTTAAAGCCAGGGTCAACACAGATGATCATAACTCTGATTTTCTTCCTGAAACTAGTGGAGAGAGTGCATTTTCAGCCTCCACAAGTTTAAGTGTGCCTTTCATACAAAACCCTTATACCAGCCAGAGAGTCGCTAATACAAGTGCCCTACCTCCGTGTGACTTACCTTCCCCATCGTCAATATCAGTTAGACAAAGAGAACAGATTGTGGTAGACCAACCTGCTGTTTTAAATCAGGTGAGCATTTTTAATTGGCACTCACATAGCAGCTACACTCAAGTAAATGGCCAGCTTGAGGACATTGCTACTACAACTACGCCTACTTCTCAGAACCCCATCGTTTCTCCATCACAGAGCAGTTATTCTGGACTGATGGTGGAGCCTTCTAAATTTCCAGTTACCTATAATGATATGTCAGCCCATGAAAGTCCTTATCCTAATCAGCAACAGAGAGGCAACTCATGGTCCTCAATGCCAACGACCACTTATACATCTGCCTCCTCTCTTTCAAATCAATTTATCAAGAGTCATCATTATATGAAAACCATGCTAATTAAAACTGACCTATCAAATAAGTGTCAGATTATGGAGCctaatgaagattaa